In the Ramlibacter tataouinensis TTB310 genome, one interval contains:
- the copM gene encoding CopM family metallochaperone — protein MEHARSCGPRAAIRAATAAGMAAPLAASAHVKWFAPYIIEAPPQRLMETLTDRWFWTGILLVLVFFLAARALEKTRAGGAVLAGFDKVTGPLWARGDDFMRFVIAAFFVAIFAVGGVYLTPDLKSPHEWVSWMQLLIAALVFSRRTMPLAAAGIIGLWLLALTQYELFHLLDYLALGVGVAAYLVLAASDRLDWNRYRFVVLRWGVAIALMWSSLEKFAYPDWFYPLVEEKPFLTFGMPRDVFIPMAGVAEFTMGFGLLWTALIRRLSALALFVIFNAAVYPFGRLDLVGHALIMAVIVIIFADPTPQVRFALRRTLAAIPATLVATMAVSAMSYWGLHHALYGLDGRSGVAANNNNPGAAARSTHTHDPERPHEAPAAGGSAQAAYLASMQRMHGDMEAGVKHPDPDQAFVRGMIAHHRAAIEMAQIQLRHGTETQNRRLAQEIIETQKREIAEMEAWLRQRHAGEDKPG, from the coding sequence ATGGAACACGCACGCTCATGCGGCCCGCGCGCCGCGATCCGGGCCGCCACCGCCGCCGGTATGGCCGCCCCGCTGGCGGCCAGCGCCCACGTGAAATGGTTTGCCCCGTACATCATCGAGGCGCCGCCGCAGCGCCTCATGGAAACGCTGACGGACCGCTGGTTCTGGACCGGCATCCTGCTGGTGCTCGTCTTCTTCCTGGCCGCGCGCGCGCTGGAGAAGACGCGCGCCGGCGGTGCCGTCCTGGCCGGCTTCGACAAGGTGACCGGCCCGCTGTGGGCACGCGGCGACGACTTCATGCGATTCGTGATTGCCGCGTTCTTCGTGGCGATCTTCGCGGTCGGCGGCGTGTACCTCACGCCGGACCTGAAGTCGCCGCACGAGTGGGTGTCGTGGATGCAGCTGCTCATCGCGGCGCTGGTGTTCTCGCGCCGGACGATGCCGCTGGCCGCAGCCGGCATCATCGGGCTGTGGCTGCTGGCCCTGACCCAGTACGAGCTGTTCCACCTGCTCGACTACCTGGCGCTCGGCGTGGGCGTGGCGGCCTACCTGGTGCTGGCCGCGTCCGACAGGCTGGACTGGAACAGGTACCGGTTCGTGGTGCTGCGCTGGGGCGTGGCCATCGCGCTCATGTGGTCCAGCCTGGAGAAGTTCGCGTACCCGGACTGGTTCTACCCGCTGGTGGAGGAGAAGCCGTTCCTCACCTTCGGCATGCCGCGCGACGTGTTCATCCCCATGGCCGGCGTGGCGGAGTTCACCATGGGCTTCGGCCTGTTGTGGACGGCGTTGATCCGCCGGCTCTCGGCACTGGCGCTGTTCGTCATCTTCAACGCGGCCGTGTACCCTTTCGGACGGCTGGACCTGGTGGGCCACGCGCTGATCATGGCCGTCATCGTGATCATCTTCGCGGACCCCACGCCGCAGGTGCGCTTCGCCCTGCGCCGCACGCTGGCCGCCATCCCCGCCACGCTGGTGGCGACGATGGCGGTCTCTGCCATGAGCTACTGGGGGCTGCACCACGCGCTGTACGGCTTGGACGGCCGATCGGGCGTGGCCGCGAACAACAACAACCCGGGCGCCGCCGCGCGCTCCACGCACACGCACGATCCTGAGCGACCGCACGAGGCGCCCGCCGCGGGCGGCAGCGCCCAGGCCGCCTACCTGGCCAGCATGCAGCGCATGCACGGGGACATGGAGGCCGGCGTGAAGCACCCGGACCCCGACCAGGCCTTTGTGCGCGGCATGATCGCCCACCACCGCGCGGCGATCGAGATGGCGCAGATCCAGCTGCGGCATGGCACCGAGACCCAGAACCGGCGCCTGGCGCAGGAGATCATCGAGACGCAAAAGCGCGAGATCGCCGAGATGGAAGCCTGGCTGCGCCAACGCCATGCCGGGGAAGACAAGCCGGGCTGA
- the fghA gene encoding S-formylglutathione hydrolase, whose protein sequence is MAQDLELLGEHACFGGVQRFYRHASAEIGLAMRFSVYLPPAAREPGAKLPALFYLAGLTCTEETFPMKAGAQRMAAELGLVLIAPDTSPRGAGVPGEADSWDFGVGAGFYLDATQAPWSLHWRMESYVTRELVELVRHALPVDTQRIGLFGHSMGGHGALTLALRHPGLFRTVSALAPICAPTRCPWGEKAFTGYLGTDRHVWRDHDASELMARQPRPPYPGGILIDQGEADKFLAEQLHPHLFEAACAQAGQPLTLHRHPGYDHGYYFIQSFMAEHLAHHAAGLGAGA, encoded by the coding sequence ATGGCACAGGACCTGGAGCTGCTCGGCGAGCACGCCTGCTTCGGCGGCGTGCAGCGCTTCTACCGCCATGCCTCGGCCGAGATCGGCCTGGCCATGCGCTTCTCGGTGTACCTGCCGCCGGCCGCGCGTGAGCCGGGCGCGAAACTGCCCGCGCTGTTCTACCTGGCCGGCCTGACCTGCACCGAGGAGACCTTCCCCATGAAGGCAGGCGCCCAGCGAATGGCGGCCGAGCTCGGCCTGGTGCTGATCGCGCCCGACACCAGCCCGCGCGGCGCCGGCGTGCCGGGCGAGGCGGACAGCTGGGACTTCGGCGTCGGCGCGGGCTTCTACCTCGACGCCACGCAGGCACCCTGGTCGCTCCACTGGCGCATGGAGAGCTACGTCACGCGCGAGCTGGTCGAGCTGGTGCGCCATGCGCTGCCGGTCGATACGCAGCGCATCGGCCTGTTCGGCCACTCGATGGGCGGCCACGGCGCGCTGACGCTGGCGCTGCGCCACCCGGGGCTGTTCCGCACGGTCTCGGCGCTGGCGCCGATCTGCGCGCCCACGCGCTGCCCTTGGGGCGAAAAGGCCTTCACCGGCTACCTGGGCACCGACCGCCATGTCTGGCGCGACCACGACGCCAGCGAGCTGATGGCCCGCCAGCCCCGGCCGCCATACCCCGGCGGCATCCTGATCGACCAGGGCGAGGCTGACAAATTCCTGGCCGAGCAGCTGCATCCGCACCTGTTCGAAGCCGCCTGCGCGCAGGCCGGGCAGCCGCTCACGCTGCACCGGCACCCGGGCTACGACCACGGCTACTACTTCATCCAGAGCTTCATGGCCGAGCATCTCGCGCACCATGCGGCCGGCCTGGGTGCAGGGGCATGA
- a CDS encoding PQQ-dependent sugar dehydrogenase: MFSLKLSHTAWPHLPRSLRGAPALLAACLAAAPAAFAQGSAAPQFASTQVMGGLSEPWDIAFAPGGPMFFTEKCAGLSVRMPDGAVRRLMGNAQGYALRANDLFCQGQSGVHGVAVDPAFAQGQRFVYVFSASNLSTNPRSNRVIRLRVNDDFSRVSERTDIVTDIRYKEGGGGAGGPGAHSGGRLRFGPDGFLYVTTGDNHHPDIPQSPTLIGGKVLRIDRDGKAAPGNNTPSDFDARIYAYGMRNPQGLTFRPAGQPGAGQPFIAEHGPNHSDEVSALAPGANGGWDPRNRPGLDCRGNGYCGYAGNAQTMPMTDTQRFADALRPLWTNQSKSEGMGPAEFLSGPQWREWNGALAVGLMRERRLDLLTIGPDSRSARAVVAEVLGSPRLRSLVQGPDGALWAATDSGQILRMTLR; encoded by the coding sequence ATGTTTTCCCTGAAGCTGTCACACACTGCCTGGCCCCATCTGCCGCGTTCGTTGCGGGGCGCGCCCGCGCTCCTTGCGGCCTGCCTCGCGGCAGCCCCCGCAGCCTTTGCCCAGGGCAGCGCCGCGCCGCAGTTCGCCAGCACCCAGGTCATGGGCGGGCTCAGCGAGCCCTGGGACATCGCCTTCGCGCCCGGCGGCCCGATGTTCTTCACCGAGAAATGCGCGGGCCTGTCGGTGCGCATGCCGGACGGCGCGGTGCGCCGGCTCATGGGCAATGCGCAGGGCTATGCCCTGCGCGCCAACGACCTGTTCTGCCAGGGCCAGAGCGGCGTGCACGGCGTTGCGGTGGACCCCGCCTTCGCCCAGGGACAGCGCTTCGTCTACGTGTTCTCGGCGTCCAACCTCAGCACCAATCCACGCAGCAACCGCGTGATCCGGCTGCGGGTGAACGACGACTTCAGCCGCGTGAGCGAGCGCACCGACATCGTCACCGACATCCGCTACAAGGAAGGCGGCGGGGGCGCCGGCGGTCCCGGCGCACACAGCGGCGGCCGGCTGCGCTTCGGGCCGGACGGTTTCCTGTACGTGACCACCGGCGACAACCACCACCCGGACATCCCGCAGTCGCCCACCCTGATCGGCGGCAAAGTGCTGCGCATCGACCGTGACGGCAAGGCCGCGCCCGGCAACAACACGCCGTCCGACTTCGACGCGCGCATCTATGCCTACGGCATGCGCAACCCCCAGGGGCTGACCTTCCGCCCGGCCGGGCAGCCCGGCGCGGGCCAGCCCTTCATCGCCGAGCATGGGCCGAACCACAGCGACGAGGTGAGTGCGCTGGCGCCGGGCGCCAACGGCGGCTGGGACCCGCGCAACCGCCCCGGCCTGGACTGCCGCGGCAACGGCTACTGCGGCTATGCCGGCAACGCGCAGACCATGCCCATGACCGACACGCAGCGCTTTGCCGACGCGTTGCGTCCGCTGTGGACCAACCAGAGCAAGAGCGAGGGCATGGGGCCCGCCGAGTTCCTGAGCGGCCCGCAATGGCGCGAGTGGAACGGCGCCCTGGCCGTGGGGCTGATGCGCGAGCGCCGGCTCGACCTGCTCACCATCGGGCCCGATTCCCGCTCGGCGCGCGCCGTGGTGGCCGAGGTGCTGGGCTCGCCGCGCCTGCGCAGCCTGGTCCAGGGGCCGGATGGCGCGTTGTGGGCTGCCACGGACAGCGGCCAAATCCTGCGGATGACCTTGCGTTGA
- a CDS encoding RipA family octameric membrane protein, which produces MYLSDIAASIRSHIPPGHMPDDGAMELLLIYAVLARAKGELVTRSDVHDAWSAWMFKRREDHPSLVEYGLLPEPIQQEDEVFTAAIRKSARQLKLNASRPSFTEVLFPFGPPQDTAETQQALDLYKVMVQSSEGLVSRRQGVNTFFLTMNGALLTGAGLVLQNSGGNTIGALGIAVFSVTGAILCGAWRSLITSFGQLNRGKFQVINAIERHLRAAIYAAEWEALGRGEDPKIYRSFTSREIWVPNALLALHLLTLVTSVAVYTELVKLT; this is translated from the coding sequence ATGTACTTAAGTGACATAGCAGCCTCCATACGGTCCCACATACCACCTGGTCACATGCCAGACGATGGGGCCATGGAGCTGCTTCTGATTTACGCAGTTTTGGCTCGCGCCAAAGGAGAACTCGTAACTCGAAGCGATGTTCATGATGCATGGTCAGCTTGGATGTTCAAGCGGCGAGAAGATCACCCGTCGTTGGTCGAGTACGGTCTGCTCCCCGAGCCGATCCAGCAGGAGGACGAAGTCTTCACAGCCGCTATAAGGAAGTCCGCGCGGCAATTGAAGCTGAACGCCTCGCGTCCATCATTCACGGAAGTTCTATTTCCCTTCGGACCACCGCAAGACACTGCCGAAACTCAGCAAGCCCTCGACCTATACAAGGTGATGGTTCAGAGCTCAGAAGGGCTGGTTAGCAGACGGCAGGGCGTCAATACGTTCTTCTTGACAATGAATGGTGCGCTGCTCACTGGGGCAGGACTTGTTCTTCAAAATTCTGGTGGAAATACGATCGGCGCACTAGGGATAGCCGTCTTTAGCGTCACAGGCGCAATCCTTTGCGGAGCTTGGCGAAGCTTGATTACTTCGTTTGGTCAACTCAATCGTGGCAAGTTTCAGGTGATAAATGCAATAGAGCGTCATCTAAGGGCAGCCATATACGCCGCCGAGTGGGAAGCTCTCGGGCGGGGTGAAGACCCAAAGATTTATAGGTCCTTCACTTCAAGAGAGATATGGGTGCCCAATGCCCTACTTGCGCTGCACCTACTAACGTTAGTGACTTCGGTTGCGGTCTATACTGAGTTGGTGAAACTGACGTAG
- a CDS encoding LysR family transcriptional regulator has translation MDHKWLEDFVVLARERSFSRAAEQRHVTQPQFSRRIRALELWVGADLINRAGLPLSLTPAGEELLPVARRALAGLAELRERIRGAQAGGDWVTLATGRTLSRTVAPAWLQRVQRAAGGFRLRILTGSIHEGATALEQGAADFLLTFSHPRLPLLLDEARFEGLTVGTDELVAVSAPRPDGRPLHALPGTERRPVLVLGYAPTLALHQILQDGLGRRAQAGRELHLRTAVESDFAESLHEQALQGVGLAWLPRALVATDLQARRLVAAEDGPGIAFEIRLLRPRQPRNALVQTVWTASSAG, from the coding sequence ATGGACCACAAGTGGCTCGAGGACTTCGTTGTGCTCGCCCGCGAGCGCAGCTTCTCGCGTGCCGCCGAGCAGCGGCATGTGACGCAGCCGCAGTTTTCGCGCCGCATCCGCGCGCTGGAGCTGTGGGTTGGTGCCGACCTGATCAACCGCGCCGGCCTGCCGCTGTCGCTCACGCCGGCGGGTGAAGAGCTGCTGCCTGTGGCGCGCCGGGCGCTGGCCGGCCTGGCCGAGTTGCGCGAGCGCATCCGCGGCGCCCAGGCCGGCGGCGACTGGGTCACGCTGGCCACCGGCCGCACCCTGTCGCGCACCGTGGCGCCGGCATGGCTGCAGCGGGTGCAACGCGCGGCGGGCGGCTTTCGTCTGCGCATCCTCACCGGCTCCATCCACGAGGGCGCCACGGCGCTGGAGCAGGGCGCGGCCGACTTCCTGCTTACCTTCTCGCACCCGCGCCTGCCGCTGCTGCTGGACGAGGCGCGCTTCGAGGGCCTGACCGTGGGCACCGACGAACTGGTGGCCGTGAGCGCGCCGCGGCCCGACGGCCGGCCGCTGCACGCACTGCCCGGCACCGAGCGCAGGCCGGTGCTCGTGCTGGGTTATGCGCCCACGCTGGCGCTGCACCAGATCCTGCAGGACGGCTTGGGCCGGCGCGCGCAGGCCGGGCGCGAGTTGCACCTGCGCACCGCCGTGGAGTCTGACTTCGCCGAGTCGCTGCACGAGCAGGCGCTGCAAGGCGTGGGCCTGGCCTGGCTGCCACGTGCGTTGGTGGCGACCGACCTGCAGGCGCGCCGCTTGGTTGCGGCCGAGGACGGGCCCGGCATCGCTTTCGAGATCCGCCTGCTGCGCCCGCGCCAGCCGCGCAACGCGCTGGTGCAAACGGTGTGGACAGCCAGCTCCGCAGGTTGA
- a CDS encoding S-(hydroxymethyl)glutathione dehydrogenase/class III alcohol dehydrogenase, whose product MKTQAAVAWKSGAPLSIETVDLEGPRAGEVLVEIKATGICHTDWYTLSGADPEGIFPAILGHEGAGIVVDVGPGVATLKKGDHVIPLYTPECRQCKFCLSRKTNLCQQIRATQGRGLMPDATSRFSIRGKPVFHYMGTSTFARHTVVPEIALAKIREDAPFDKVCYIGCGVTTGIGAVIFTAKVEAGANVAVFGLGGIGLNVIQGAKMVGADKIIGIDINPARQEMARKFGMTHFINPKEVDNVVDAVVQLTGGGADYSFECIGNTQVMRQALECTHKGWGQSIIIGVAEAGAEISTRPFQLVTGRQWKGSAFGGARGRTDVPRIVDWYMDGKININDLITHTLPLEKINDGFELMKRGESIRAVVVY is encoded by the coding sequence ATGAAGACCCAAGCCGCCGTCGCCTGGAAGTCCGGCGCCCCGCTCAGCATCGAAACCGTCGACCTGGAAGGCCCGCGCGCCGGCGAGGTGCTGGTCGAGATCAAGGCCACCGGCATCTGCCACACCGACTGGTACACGCTGTCGGGCGCCGACCCCGAAGGCATCTTTCCCGCCATCCTAGGCCACGAGGGCGCCGGCATCGTGGTCGACGTGGGCCCCGGCGTCGCCACCTTGAAGAAGGGCGACCACGTCATCCCGCTGTACACGCCGGAATGCCGCCAGTGCAAGTTCTGCCTGTCGCGCAAGACCAACCTGTGCCAGCAGATCCGCGCCACGCAGGGCAGGGGGCTGATGCCCGACGCGACCAGCCGCTTCAGCATCCGCGGCAAGCCCGTCTTCCACTACATGGGCACCAGCACCTTCGCCCGCCACACCGTGGTGCCCGAGATCGCGCTGGCGAAGATCCGCGAGGACGCGCCCTTCGACAAGGTCTGCTACATCGGCTGCGGCGTCACCACCGGCATCGGCGCGGTGATCTTCACCGCCAAGGTGGAGGCCGGCGCCAACGTGGCCGTGTTCGGCCTGGGCGGCATCGGGCTCAACGTGATCCAGGGCGCGAAGATGGTGGGCGCCGACAAGATCATCGGCATCGACATCAACCCCGCGCGCCAGGAGATGGCGCGCAAGTTCGGCATGACCCACTTCATCAACCCCAAGGAGGTGGACAACGTGGTCGATGCCGTCGTGCAGCTGACCGGCGGCGGCGCCGACTACAGCTTCGAGTGCATAGGCAACACGCAGGTGATGCGCCAGGCGCTGGAGTGCACGCACAAGGGCTGGGGCCAGAGCATCATCATCGGCGTGGCCGAGGCCGGCGCGGAGATCAGCACCCGGCCTTTCCAGCTGGTGACCGGCCGGCAGTGGAAGGGCTCGGCCTTCGGCGGCGCGCGCGGCCGCACCGACGTGCCCCGCATCGTCGACTGGTACATGGACGGCAAGATCAACATCAACGACCTGATCACGCACACCCTGCCGCTGGAGAAGATCAACGACGGCTTCGAGCTGATGAAGCGCGGCGAGTCGATCCGCGCCGTGGTGGTGTACTGA
- a CDS encoding TIR domain-containing protein, which produces MAAPRAFISFEMEDKWARDFLAQQAKDKRNDIEFYDYSVKEAFESKWKTECVKRIAMTRGTIVLIGPTTYKSDAVIWEIAETIRQDHYMFGIQIHRERTHPIPAGLPAKNVIRWDFDQIVKWLGTWM; this is translated from the coding sequence ATGGCCGCTCCCCGCGCATTCATTAGCTTCGAGATGGAGGACAAATGGGCCCGCGACTTTTTAGCGCAGCAAGCGAAGGACAAGCGGAACGACATCGAGTTCTATGATTACTCAGTTAAGGAAGCTTTCGAGTCGAAGTGGAAAACCGAGTGCGTCAAACGCATTGCAATGACAAGGGGAACAATCGTTCTGATTGGCCCCACCACCTACAAGTCTGATGCCGTGATTTGGGAAATAGCAGAGACCATACGGCAAGACCACTACATGTTCGGAATCCAAATCCATAGAGAACGAACCCATCCAATCCCAGCAGGCTTACCAGCCAAAAACGTGATCAGGTGGGACTTCGATCAAATTGTGAAGTGGCTTGGCACATGGATGTGA
- a CDS encoding Bug family tripartite tricarboxylate transporter substrate binding protein, whose amino-acid sequence MTPATPSSPFHSNRRRITAGLALAAAGLCAPAAFAQAAWPAGKPITLVVGYPAGGSVDLVARIVAEPLSKRLGTPVVVENAGGAGGTIGAQKVVNAAPDGYTLLLGSGSEVSIARLFNSAVRYDGQTDLAPIGMIGVTPMVFVAGPSAGVKTIDEALAKSRREPNKLSFASSGVGTPLHMSGELINVLAGTTFRHVPYRGAAQMVQDLLGGQLEFSVFVLSSALPHIEAGKMTPLGVTTASRSRSLPQVPALGEHPRLKGYDMNVWFGLFGPAKLPQPMVARLNKELNAILREQDVWQKLQKAGVSNEGGTSKQLADFIRAETARVRSVVNQAVSTGKTS is encoded by the coding sequence ATGACCCCTGCCACCCCGTCTTCACCCTTCCACTCCAACCGCCGTCGTATCACCGCCGGCTTGGCGCTGGCCGCCGCCGGCCTGTGTGCGCCAGCCGCTTTCGCGCAGGCCGCCTGGCCCGCCGGCAAGCCCATCACGCTGGTAGTGGGCTATCCGGCGGGCGGCAGCGTGGACTTGGTCGCGCGCATCGTGGCCGAGCCGCTGTCCAAGCGCCTGGGCACGCCCGTGGTCGTGGAGAACGCGGGCGGTGCCGGTGGCACCATTGGGGCACAGAAGGTGGTCAACGCCGCGCCGGACGGTTATACGCTGCTGCTCGGGTCCGGCAGTGAGGTCTCAATTGCCCGCTTGTTCAACAGCGCCGTGCGTTACGACGGCCAGACCGATCTGGCGCCCATCGGCATGATCGGCGTGACACCCATGGTGTTCGTGGCGGGCCCGTCGGCCGGCGTGAAGACCATCGACGAGGCGCTGGCCAAGTCCAGGCGTGAGCCGAACAAGCTCAGCTTCGCCTCCTCGGGCGTGGGTACGCCGCTGCACATGTCCGGCGAGCTGATCAACGTGCTGGCGGGCACTACCTTCCGCCACGTGCCGTACCGTGGTGCCGCGCAGATGGTGCAGGACCTGCTGGGCGGCCAGCTGGAGTTCAGCGTCTTCGTGCTGTCCTCGGCCCTGCCGCACATCGAGGCCGGCAAGATGACGCCGCTGGGCGTGACCACCGCGAGCCGCTCACGCTCGCTGCCGCAGGTGCCGGCGCTGGGCGAGCACCCGCGCCTGAAGGGCTACGACATGAACGTCTGGTTCGGCCTGTTCGGCCCGGCCAAGCTGCCGCAGCCCATGGTGGCGCGCCTGAACAAGGAACTCAACGCCATCCTGCGCGAGCAGGATGTCTGGCAGAAGCTGCAGAAGGCCGGTGTCAGCAACGAGGGCGGTACGTCCAAGCAGCTGGCCGATTTCATCAGGGCCGAGACGGCGCGGGTGCGCAGCGTGGTGAACCAGGCCGTCAGCACCGGCAAGACGTCGTGA
- a CDS encoding DMT family transporter: MPHQRKQHLDTLAITLLIACCLFWGFQQILIKATVAEVPPLWQAALRFAGATALLGLWCVVRGVPLFARDGTLRAGLLAGALFTGEFACIYLGLRDTTASRLTVFLYTSPFVVALLLPRFVPVEKLRGAQWVGLLIAFGAVALAFAEGFAGHMVTPRQLRGDALALAAGTLWGLTTLVIRSSAMATASAEKTLFYQVAVTAAVAPLLSLALGETWSLGYSARAWGSLALQTVVGAFASYLAWMWLLRHYPATRMSSFTFLTPVFALVFGVALLDEPLTAQLVLALAGVAVGIVLVNRKPAG, translated from the coding sequence ATGCCGCACCAGCGAAAACAACACCTCGACACGCTTGCCATCACCCTGCTCATCGCCTGCTGCCTGTTCTGGGGCTTCCAGCAGATCCTGATCAAGGCCACCGTGGCCGAGGTGCCGCCTCTGTGGCAGGCGGCGCTGCGCTTCGCCGGGGCCACGGCCCTGCTGGGGCTGTGGTGCGTGGTGCGGGGCGTGCCGCTGTTCGCGCGCGACGGCACGCTGCGCGCGGGCCTGCTGGCGGGGGCCCTGTTCACCGGCGAGTTCGCCTGCATCTACCTGGGCCTGCGCGACACCACGGCCTCGCGCCTGACGGTGTTCCTCTACACCTCGCCCTTCGTGGTGGCGCTGCTGCTGCCGCGCTTCGTGCCGGTGGAGAAGCTGCGCGGCGCGCAATGGGTCGGCCTGCTGATCGCCTTCGGCGCTGTGGCGCTGGCCTTTGCCGAGGGCTTCGCCGGGCACATGGTCACGCCGCGCCAGCTGCGCGGCGACGCACTGGCGCTGGCGGCCGGCACGCTGTGGGGCCTGACCACCCTGGTGATCCGCAGCAGCGCCATGGCCACGGCCAGTGCCGAGAAGACCTTGTTCTACCAGGTGGCCGTCACCGCGGCGGTGGCGCCGCTGCTGTCGCTGGCGCTGGGCGAGACCTGGTCGCTCGGCTACTCGGCCCGGGCCTGGGGGTCGCTGGCGCTGCAGACCGTGGTGGGCGCCTTCGCCAGCTACCTGGCCTGGATGTGGCTGCTGCGGCACTACCCGGCCACGCGGATGTCGTCCTTCACCTTCCTTACGCCGGTGTTCGCGCTGGTCTTCGGCGTTGCCCTGCTGGACGAGCCGCTCACGGCTCAGCTGGTGCTGGCCCTGGCGGGCGTGGCCGTGGGCATCGTGCTGGTCAACCGCAAGCCCGCCGGCTGA
- a CDS encoding DUF2243 domain-containing protein, which translates to MAASSHLTSPPSPGRPGFLLGLALGGFFDGILLHQVLQWHHLLSGLDDGPLRDLRLQILADGLFHAAMYLVAAAGLLLLWRARAALGQAGAGRRLLAAVLAGFGGWHVLDTLLSHWLTGIHRVRMDVADPLPWDLLWLALFGLLPLAAAAWLRRGAARGPGAGVAAVAVAALAVVAGLQAAQPPAGGDDLLVVFRPGVGAAQAMAVLGRIDARVVWTDRGGAVWAVKASPQAPVGPLYRGGALLVSRSAVSLGCLSWSQRAGR; encoded by the coding sequence ATGGCTGCATCGTCGCATCTCACCTCGCCACCCTCGCCAGGGCGCCCCGGCTTCCTGCTCGGGTTGGCGCTGGGCGGCTTCTTCGACGGCATCCTGCTGCACCAGGTGCTGCAATGGCACCACCTGCTCAGCGGGTTGGATGACGGGCCGCTGCGCGACCTGCGCCTGCAGATCCTGGCCGACGGGCTGTTCCATGCCGCCATGTACCTGGTGGCGGCAGCAGGGCTGCTGCTGCTGTGGCGCGCCCGCGCAGCGCTGGGGCAGGCCGGTGCGGGGCGCCGCCTGCTGGCTGCCGTGCTGGCGGGCTTCGGCGGCTGGCATGTGCTGGACACGCTGCTGTCGCACTGGCTCACCGGCATCCACCGCGTCCGCATGGATGTGGCCGATCCACTGCCGTGGGACCTGCTGTGGCTGGCCCTGTTCGGCTTGTTGCCACTGGCGGCCGCCGCCTGGCTGCGCCGTGGTGCGGCCAGGGGGCCCGGCGCCGGGGTGGCCGCTGTCGCGGTGGCGGCGCTGGCCGTAGTGGCCGGGCTGCAGGCGGCGCAGCCTCCGGCCGGCGGCGACGATCTGCTGGTGGTGTTCCGGCCGGGTGTGGGCGCGGCCCAGGCGATGGCGGTGCTGGGCCGGATCGATGCCCGCGTGGTGTGGACGGACCGCGGCGGTGCTGTCTGGGCGGTGAAGGCCAGCCCCCAGGCGCCGGTGGGCCCGCTGTACCGCGGCGGCGCCTTGCTGGTCAGCCGCTCGGCCGTGTCGCTGGGCTGCTTGTCCTGGTCCCAACGGGCAGGCCGCTGA